The Triticum urartu cultivar G1812 chromosome 6, Tu2.1, whole genome shotgun sequence genome includes the window AGGAGTCAGTCCCCTACGTTCGCCAAAGGGCCCCGCATCTTCTCTCTTCTTATTTTGATTGGGCCACAAGGAAAAATAAATGTACAAAAATAAATTAGTGTTTTCTCTGTAACCTACGCTGTGAGTAACTTGAGCGCAGTTACATAACGGATGCTGCATTGGGCCTCTGCTGGGCCTGAAAAAAGTCACCAACTCAATAAGTTGGGTTCTTCCTATTATCACTAAATATTACCACCTCGCACCCTTAGAACCAAAACCACCAATTTATATAtgtttgtctcaaaaaaaaaaacaattcatatATGTCTTGGAGTTACCTATTATCGACCAACTCAATAAGTCAGCTTGGGAATCAATAAGCAAAGGATGAGGATGATGACGTGAGAAGAAGCTAAAGTAAGGAAGGAATATGATATCCTGTGTGGGCTAATTAAGTGGGAATCAATAAGCTGCGTAATTATTGCAGGTTGCACGATGTGCATATTGAGATTCAATAAGTGGTGTGTTGACAAAATACTACATTCATGAATGCGAAGAAGCTCGCTGCCAGGTATTAGAGGAGTTCTCCGAGGTAGAGGAGGATAGTAGGGCGAGACAAACGAAAATAAGTAGATGCATGGGATAGCTAGCAATGTCTTgagttgcaacgcacgggcatttgtgctagtaTTAGACATGTTCGCTGCTTATATATAGCAAATATATCTAAAAAATAACTTACTGAACACGGAGTAGTCGCTGTCGTCGCCACCGTCATCGTCGTCCTTCTCCTCTTTGACGCGGCCGTCCCTGGTACACCCCTGCCCAGCGTCGCCATGGCGGACTGATGGCGGCACCGAGATGTTGGCCTCGAACAGGAGCCAcgactcctgttcgcggagcgagCGACGGCCGAAGCCGTTGATCGCCGCCTCGTCGCCGAGGAAACGTTCGGCCATCGCCGGGGCTGTCGTAGTGCTCGAAGGACTCGGAGGCGGCACATGGGAGAGGgagggctcggcggcggcgcaCGGGAGAGGGAGAGCTCGACGGCTAGGGCTGGTGTGGCCAGAGGCGAAGAAGGCCACCGGCTTTATATAGCCACGCCCGTGTGTACGCATGCGCGGGAGGAGAGGGGTCGCCGCACCACCCCGTGACGAATCAATGGCAAGACTGACCGGCGGCagcagccttggcattgattcccgCAGGAACCAAGGCGATGAGGGCGACGAAGCGCCGGTCTCGCTGACTCGGCAGGCCCGCGGCTGCTTCGCGCCAAAACAACTCGCCCCGGCGCCCCTGGGCGCACCGGATTCGGCCTGGGTCCGGCTCCTCGGGATGCGACTGGGCcattttttcggcgccggcgcgaAAAAATCGTCTGAGAAGGCCTTTCTAGGGGCGCGGCTGGAGAGATGCTCTTAGCTTTTGGGAGGGTCCTTGCCTCCTTGGCCATGTCTACTGGAACCGCTTGTTTAACTTCAAACCCTGTAGGATGCAGAAAAATCAGTATTACGCCCAACTCAGAAACTTCGCAGTGGTTGCATCCGGAAATACCTAAGTTGCTAATTAGTACCACAGTACAGCAGTGCCGTTGCTTATGGAAGTCGTAGCAAGCTAGCCCGTTCTAGGCAAACAGTCTCAGCAAACTTGGTAAGGCAAGCCCTGCTTGCTCCCCCAGCATACTTATGAGCGTCAAACAATACGGCTGGCGTGATAGCACAATGCTGAATAAAGTCTCCACACACGTCTGCAATGTGCTCCTTCCTTTGCATGATGATGGGCTGCGCCCCCAAACATAAAACCTAGCCGGTCCCATTGTATCTTCTTCCTTCTGAACCTTAGCACTTCCTTGATTGATGGAAATGATAGAGAAAACTGGGTGGCTAGGCAGTTTCTGCATTGGAAGGCTCAGCTCCAACCTTCCACTTCTCAAATTCTGCAACACTCAACAGAAATGAGCTTGCATTTCGATGCCCCCCACCTCCGAATTCCTGGAAACAGAATCAAACGCAATACTTAACAGCAGTCTTGACGCACACCCATTCGCAAGCTAAGGTAGTTCAACACTGGAGATCCATAAGCAGAAAAGGTACCTGGGAGATAGAAGTCGTGTCTTCTTGTCCCAAACTTCTCAGGCTGATTTTTAGCATCTCGTCGTTATTCAACTCGGGGACTTTATATACTACAGCGCCAATAGCTCTGAGAAAAATAGAGCGCAACTGGCATTATAAACTGAGACAACATGGTGCAGTGAAGTCGAAATTATATCTTAGATAATGAATAAGAAATAATGCAGAAGAGAGACCATGGGTTCAATAGACAAATTGGGGAATGTGAAACTTGCCTCAGATTGGAATTCCGACTCTTGTTAGCGAGCTGATTTCCGAGTTCGCTTCTCAGCATTGAAATAGCATCAGCATTGACAGCCTAAGGGACAACAGAACCAGTACTGTTGATGATAATGAAGAAACAAAGACAGTAAAAAGCTTATCCTAAGTTAAGAGGACCAGACATTAGAATGTGTGTGGATAAACAAAATATCCACTGAAGGATTCCTGTTTAAATTTATCACTTGATACAAAAAAAAATTGTTGAAGGGCCAGAATCTGAAGGGGTTATCTGCAGAACCCTTCCTACCAGATGCACTTCCACATCACAAAGCTTTGGCAGATTGATTAGTACCATTTATCTTCAGCACAAGGGTAAGATGTGCTCAACAGTACGATCATAAGCCAAATAGACATCTCTAACAATACAGGAAACATATCATTTGGACGAAACACACTGCCAATCATAAAGGAGAATGTTGATATTCTACTATAAATCAAACTAACCACATCAATCAGGTAGAAAAATAGATTTTACCCGAGATAAATAATTACTAACAGATAATGGAAGTTAATGTTATGACAGTTGTGATTACGCAACAATAATTCCAGTGCGTCTTTATGTAGTACCACACTTTCAATCTTTCACATACATCACCATGGGATGTTGACATAACATGGAGAAAACTTATCGCACATAGAACAAAAGTTCACAGAGAATAATCAAGAAACAAACAGAGGATAGGGATATTTATTTTACCAGACAATTCCCAAACTGGCCACATCCTAGTGCAATTTCAAAGGACTTCTGCAAACAATCATCAATTAATGTTTGCTTCTGCGATAATGTTACTTGTCCCCGAGAAATGACTTGCTCGGGATCCAACTCCAGCAACTGCAATCAGACCAGCACAGTTTTACAGAAAGGTAATGGTAATAAGCTTTAGAAGTACAAAAGGAATATCAGTATCTAAGGTATGTCAGCTGATGTCAGTGCTTTCCGACATCTCTACAATAAAGGATGTAATCATCAAGCACTAGAAGTTAAATTATCAGTCAAGATTCAACTGGTCCGGCTCGGCCTGTTGGACGGTGGACCGCACCTTGCTTTTGTTACCATCTGGGTAACCGGACGGCCCTGAAAACCTTCAGGGTCCAACAGGCGCAAACCCCTTCGAACCTCGGGTCAAACCGCACCTAGCTCACCAGAATACTTCCACCGCGTGATGGGTGGAGCATGGAGCAAGGCACGCCGCTGGCCACCGGAATAAACTCGTCGGAGAGCGCCGCTCACCCCTGCCGACTGCCGTCTTCTCCATGATCTGCCTCTCCTTTTCCCGGTCAGTCTCTGGGCTCCCCACCGCCAGAGCAGGTTAGCCGTCAGTCGCTGCCTCCACGGAGTAGATTAGAAAAACCAGTTTCAAGCAAGATCTGATACCCTTGACGGACTCCCAGGAATGAGAGAGCAAGTACAAGGACAATCTTATTTTCTAAGTCCCCATGTACAGCATCAATTAAACCTCCTACCAGTTTCTTTGTCATCTTCTTCTCCTGGTGTATAGAACCAGCCAACAAGTTGAACTGCAGCCATAGCCGAGCAAACAACAGCAGCATGTACTAGCTAGGGGCAGACCTATGAACCTAAAGGTGCCCCATTATCCTGAGAGACGAGGTGCGGGCCGAACCTTTAACCTAAATTATCCTAATAGGTTCAGAGATGGTAACAACAGCAGCAGCGTTCTCTAAGTTTTATCACACTATGTTGGGTCGACACAGTGCAGCCCAACTACCCAAACCAGGTTCCATGGATGGAGCACGTCGCTCGCCCATGGCCAATGCACTCGCACTGCGCAAGCCTGCTTCCTTCTGTTGTAATCCTCCCATTGTATACTCACGTATAAATACCTTGTCAGTAATGAATATAGGTACACGATGATTTACACTATTAATCTTGCTATCTGACAACCTCTTCCACTCTTCCGCCATGTCCAGCGACCCCAATGCTCGCAACCTCAGCGGCAGCTGCCAAAGTTCCTCCAGTCATGGCTTTCCCTGCTGCTCCCATGATGAATATGTTGGCCTCTCTCGGTGACGCCTTCACATCGAGCATGACGGCATCGCTTCCTCTCACTGCATCTGTCACCAACTCCGACGTGCGTGCCAGCCCTAGCAAACCCTGTCATCAACATGACCTACTACATCGACTTCAAGCTCAATCTATCAGCAAACAACTACTCCAAGTGGTGTCGACTCATGTACTTCGTCCTCTCCAAATACAATGTGTAGAACCACGTCCAAGTGGAGATGGATCCACAGCAAGAGAGCGCCGAGTGGCGCCATGATGACATCACCATTGTCCTCTGGTTCTACACCACCATCTCCGACGAGCTCTTTGACGTCGTCAAGTGGCCTCTCCATCGCCGCCTACTGCCGGCGGCTGAAGTCCCTCGCCGCCGTAGACAAAGCCGCGTTGGACAAAACCCTATGCTACAGATGATCCATGGGCTCAACCGACGTTTCCAGGTGATGGACACTGTGCTCCCTATGCACATCGCTTTCTCAACCTTCATGCGAGTTCTCTCATGTCTTCTGCTTGAAGAGGTCACACTCATTTAGTGTGAACGTGGCGAGAGCTCCTGCCGTTATCATGGAGGAGCTCTCTACGCGTTCACACTCGATAAGAATGATGTTAATCTCTTCAAGCACACGCGAGTCTCACCTGCACAAAGGTCGGGAAAGGGATCTGCATAAGGAGCACCGTGACCATCCCTGGAAACGTTGGTTGCGTTCTCAGATCATCTGCAGCGTGAGGGTTTGTCCAACACGGGTTCGTCGGCATCGGCAACGGACTTTAGTCGGCGACTGTAGGGGACGATTAGAGGTCGCCCTGGACAGTGGCGCAAAACTCCGAATTGAGATGGATAGCACGCCATGGCTGGTTGTCGCAGAAGAAGGTGTGAAGTTGATTCCACATGCGGTACGTTGTGTTGTGTGGAGACATGACAACGTCAAATAGCTCGTGGGAGATGGTGGCGTAGAACTAGAGAACAACGGTGATGTCGTGATGGCGCCACTCAACGCTCTCTATCCGTGTACAGTATCTGGAGAAGACGGGGTACATGGCTTGACGGTACTTGGAGTGGTTGTTCACCACCGGATCAAGCTTGAAGTTGATGTAGTAGGTGATGTTGATGTGGTGTATGGATGGTGGGGGCATGCTAGGGCCAACGCGCAGGTCTGAGCTGGTGACTCCCTTGGCGAGAGGAAGGGGCGCCGTCATGCCCGATGTGAAGGCGTCACCAAGAGAGGCCAGCAGGTTCACCATGGGAGCAGCAGGGGAAGTAGTGATTGGAGGAACTTCAGCAATTGTGGCCATAATGTCAGCAAAAAGTCACTGAGGTTGCTATCAATCACTGGACATGATGAAAGAGTGGAAGAGGTTGTAAGCTCTAATACCAAGAAGTGTACTCACCGTGTACCTATATTCATCAAACAAGGTATTATACATGAGTATCCAACCGGAGGATTTCAACAAAAGGAGGTATGTGTGCTACGTGCACGCAGAGCATGGCGTGACGTGAGCACGCTGGCGTGAGCGATCGGTGTGCTCCATCCATGTCGCCCGGTTCAATAGTTGGGCTGCACTGTGTCTATTCGTCCAACAACCCTCATGCACTAAAAGATAAATTATCAGGAAACAACACCATTTCTAAGTTTGATCAAGGTATGATGCTAAGTTGTGAATGAGTGTTCAAGCAATTATTTCACTAAACAGCAACCTGAAGTGGTTATCATATAACTAAAATAACAAAGACCAATATTCAATGCAATATAGAGTGATAAAAGATGGTGAACATCCATGTTCAAGTGAAAGGAGGAAGTGCTACTGCAGAAAACCATACTACTACTAACAAGTAAATCATCACCTGATCAAATAACTTCCCATTTGAATTGACATTAAATTCAATGTTCAGATCTTTGAGGCCACTGCTGAAGGCCTTGCTATTCGGAATAGTCCATCTCCACAGATCTCCATCCTCAATAAACTTGAAAAGCTTGTGCACCATTTCAAGCTTGTTTTCAGGTAGATATTTCATTTCAGTTACAGAATTACCACTTCCATGATTCCGTGAAGTACTAGCTTCTGTTAATAACTTGTTCCTAAAGTAGTCGAATGCAATTGTTGCTCCACTGCGTTGCATGTCAATCACCTTATTCACGTTTTCTCCAAGTGTGGCACTCCCACACAGACTTTCCATGGCAGTCTTATGATGGTCTAAGATTGTTACACTGAAAAGGGTAAAACGATGTAAGTGTCCCCAAGTGACATTCTCCCAACTGAAAACATGGTAATAAATCAAGGTTGTGTGCATCAATCGATGAAGAGGCCAGGGGCATGCCTCCTTATTGAAAAGAAAAAGAGTGACAATCTCACACAACTTTCGGGAGAAGCCTTATGATGGTCCAAGATTGTTACAGTGGAAAAGATAAACAACTATAAGTACCCTAGTATTACCAAGAAAATATTATAGTGCACAGCTTCACAGTTCCACAATATTCAAAATATTGAAGGCCACAGTGTGTTACAAACATTTGAGAATGCCCTGCTAGTGTGCATAAAATTAGGAAGAATCACATCCAAATGAATCTAAGATTAACCACACGGTTCACATCAAACAATGTAACTAATGCAACATAAAGGGAAACGGTCAGAGATGAATCTTTACAGACCTCTGAACTTTCGGGGCTATATCAGCAACAAAACCAGGAGGCCCTACGAAGTCAAGAAGGTAAACGTCTTCGATTTCATCAAACGGAAGACCATCGCTCCTGCAAAAGGAAACCCATAAGATCAAGGTTATAACAGGAGAAACACAATatcgtcgtttttcttttaagGTACAAGATCATCGCTTTCGGTCTGCTCTGCCAAGGCTTGCATAGCATGACAACAAACACTAATGAGTTCTGCGTGATATTTTCGACCATTCCAATCAGCCACGACTAATGATGTATTGAAATTTAAAGGAAGGTACTCCATCCAGTTCAGACTATGCCCAACTTTGTCTCAAGATAATATGACTCCAGAGCATGGGTCCTTCTTATGTGAAATATAATTTCTAACTTGAGATGATTTTTTTGGTCGGGATACAGATTGCACAAAAAATTGGCATGCATCTAGCTTAAACGACCTAACGACGCCAGGATTTGCCAAAGTGAAACTACACCTGAACACTGCAAAGGTAACGCCGTAACGCCCTATCAAATCTTACTAACACTGACTGTCAAAGTGAGCACCTGAAAAGAGCGTGAACCGTACAGATTTGATATCGTGCATTGATCTTATGGTAGGTCAGGTCTGAAGTTCGGAAAGACTACCTGATGGGGTCATAGACGGTGTTGGGGAAGAAGCGGACGGGGAGGGCGGCGGCGGAGAAGTAGAGGTGGGCGGCGAGCGCGGCGAATGCGCCGTCCGGGCACGGGTAGTGGTACAGCACGGCCGATACCTTCCGCGCGGAACCGGCGGCGCCGGCCATATGTATTGCGGCGCCGAGGCGGATGGCGAGCTTAGACGGGAAAAGCGGCGCGGctggggcggcgcggcgggcggtTGAGTGGGTTTCCTGGTTTCGTGGTTTTGGCAACGACGAAAATAACGTAGCTCCAGTAAATAAATCTTTCCGTAAAGTCATTTTACGGGATGACCGTCTAATTTGGGGAATTTTTCTAAAAGCATCTCTAATAGACCCCGTATAATTTTGCCAGGCCGTGTTTTTTTGCCGGTTTTACGGGACGGTCAAAAAATCCGGCTCAACCAGGTCCGGTAAAAACGGCCCAGCCCATAAAGATTCAGCGATTCCGGTATATATGCCGGCTCCGCAACGATTTAGGGTtcccatccttcttttccacatCCATCTTCAGTGACCGCTGTGTTACTTTCATTCCGGCATCAAATCGAGCGACTTTCGGCGTCGTTTTTCGGCGAGGTTAGGCACCCGAGGCGAGAGGAGATATCGTGCGCGGGATCCGGGAGGGGAGGCCGAGGGGGGCTCGGCGATGACCCACCCCGCAAGTGTCGCCACGACGCGGTGGCCGGTAGCTCCTCCCTCCGCCCGCTACTGGAGGAATGGCGGAAGGAGCAGACGTGCATCTGTGGCGCCCGCTCCCGCAGCGCTGGCGCACGGGCGTGGAGAAATTTCAACCGCCTCGACCGCATATTCTCCCCCACGCTCAAGCGTCTCCGAGCGGCGGAGAATGTGTGGTTCGAGGCCAAGGTGGTCGCCGCCGTCGAAGATGAAGCTCCAGGCGCGCACATCCTGGTGTTGTTCGAGGAGTACAAGCTCGCGCAAGTCCTCTCCAACACCCTCATGTACCACCACCTCCATGGCAACCCGCCTCGTGACGACGAAGATGACGGCGATGAGTAGATCTAATATGCTAATATGCACCCTATTTAAGTATGAACTATTTAATTTCCATTCGTATTAAGTATGAATCCTGGTATGCTATGTTTGAACTATGGTGATCTAGTTTAAGCGTGAATTGCAAGTTGAATATGCAGTATCGATAAGAAGGATCTATTCTGACTAAGCGTTCAACGTCCAGCAAAAATTGTTTCTGGATACCGTAAATGAGTTTTGCGAGATTGCCGATTGCGGGAtcggctagagatgctctaacatCTATTTTTCTTTGTTCCCTTAAAACTTTTTTATAAATATTATTTTGGTATtgtttttttgaaaaaaaaggCAAAACCCTCGGTCTCTGCATCAATCGATGCATGCAGCCATCTTATTAAAAATAGAGTAGCAAAGGAGACCCATAATCATAGTGCAAAACGAAATAAAACATAAAAAAGATGCCACATCCGGCGATACAGAGCAGACTACGATGCTTGTACACCTAGCCTATTATCAACTCGTCATCCAAATCGGCTGAAGATAGCCCGTGCTACCGCCTCCCAACAGTTGCATCCAATTACCAAAAACACCCTGGAGTCCACGTGAGTGAGTAATGACCACATACGGATTTCTGGTATTCC containing:
- the LOC125514150 gene encoding uncharacterized protein LOC125514150, yielding MAGAAGSARKVSAVLYHYPCPDGAFAALAAHLYFSAAALPVRFFPNTVYDPIRSDGLPFDEIEDVYLLDFVGPPGFVADIAPKVQSVTILDHHKTAMESLCGSATLGENVNKVIDMQRSGATIAFDYFRNKLLTEASTSRNHGSGNSVTEMKYLPENKLEMVHKLFKFIEDGDLWRWTIPNSKAFSSGLKDLNIEFNVNSNGKLFDQLLELDPEQVISRGQVTLSQKQTLIDDCLQKSFEIALGCGQFGNCLAVNADAISMLRSELGNQLANKSRNSNLRAIGAVVYKVPELNNDEMLKISLRSLGQEDTTSISQEFGGGGHRNASSFLLSVAEFEKWKVGAEPSNAETA